A portion of the Hydractinia symbiolongicarpus strain clone_291-10 chromosome 10, HSymV2.1, whole genome shotgun sequence genome contains these proteins:
- the LOC130662702 gene encoding kynurenine formamidase-like isoform X1 yields the protein MKYQRNYLIKYSIFRFVIGIIADFKKMDPNKIFTILSLLHMVSAKMQIVDLSYTYDNETVYWPSIRAQHSFNRTIISGSAELEVGVFSTVEHGGTHVDAPRHLNGRHGVHEIPLERLVGRLFLVDVSNEASKEEDFLITQKLIERAEMNQNRTINDSIVLFYTGWSQRWPDLKGYLGTDSFNDTLLHFPGLHPNATRWMVNNRKFKSIGIDTASFDIGQDSFLSSHRILFEHNIPAFENVNLKEVDKIKNVKNVMIYALPMKIRDGSGAPTRIIATFDDDYKTPCSSDAAQIKLGLSLMYLFVFVNYFLN from the exons ATGAAATATCAGAGGAATTATCTAATCAAATATAGTATATTTCGTTTTGTTATAGGTATAATTGCAGACTTTAAAAAAATGGAtccaaataaaatatttacaatactGTCATTGTTGCATATGGTATCCGCAAAAATGCAAATCGTCGATTTGAGTTATACATATGACAACGAAACTGTTTATTGGCCTTCTATTCGTGCTCAGCACAGTTTTAATCGGACAATAATAAGTGGTTCTGCAGAATTAGAAGTTGGAGTCTTTTCTACTGTTGAGCATGGAGGCACACATGTAGATGCGCCGCGGCACTTAAACGGACGTCACGGCGTACATGAAATTCCTTTAGAAAGACTAGTTGGAAGATTGTTTTTGGTAGATGTGTCTAATGAAGCAAGCAAAGAGGAAGACTTTTTAATCACTCAGAAACTTATCGAGAGAGCAGAAATGAATCAAAACAGAACCATCAATGACAGCATTGTCCTGTTTTACACAG GTTGGAGTCAAAGATGGCCGGATTTGAAAGGATATCTTGGTACAGACTCATTCAACGATACACTTCTACATTTTCCAGGACTTCACCCAAATGCTACCAGATGGATGGTGAACAATAGAAAG TTTAAATCAATTGGTATCGACACTGCGTCGTTTGATATTGGACAGGACTCATTTCTTTCATCGCACAGAATCTTATTCGAGCACAACATACCAGCATTTGAAAACGTGAATCTAAAAGAAGTCGATAAAATTAAGAATGTGAAAAACGTCATGATCTATGCGCTACCGATGAAGATCAGAGATGGCAGTGGTGCTCCAACCAGAATTATTGCCACCTTCGATGATGACTATAAAACACCGTGTAGCTCAGATGCTGCTCAAATAAAACTGGGGTTATCTCTCatgtatttgtttgttttcgttaattactttttaaactAA
- the LOC130662702 gene encoding kynurenine formamidase-like isoform X2: MDPNKIFTILSLLHMVSAKMQIVDLSYTYDNETVYWPSIRAQHSFNRTIISGSAELEVGVFSTVEHGGTHVDAPRHLNGRHGVHEIPLERLVGRLFLVDVSNEASKEEDFLITQKLIERAEMNQNRTINDSIVLFYTGWSQRWPDLKGYLGTDSFNDTLLHFPGLHPNATRWMVNNRKFKSIGIDTASFDIGQDSFLSSHRILFEHNIPAFENVNLKEVDKIKNVKNVMIYALPMKIRDGSGAPTRIIATFDDDYKTPCSSDAAQIKLGLSLMYLFVFVNYFLN, encoded by the exons ATGGAtccaaataaaatatttacaatactGTCATTGTTGCATATGGTATCCGCAAAAATGCAAATCGTCGATTTGAGTTATACATATGACAACGAAACTGTTTATTGGCCTTCTATTCGTGCTCAGCACAGTTTTAATCGGACAATAATAAGTGGTTCTGCAGAATTAGAAGTTGGAGTCTTTTCTACTGTTGAGCATGGAGGCACACATGTAGATGCGCCGCGGCACTTAAACGGACGTCACGGCGTACATGAAATTCCTTTAGAAAGACTAGTTGGAAGATTGTTTTTGGTAGATGTGTCTAATGAAGCAAGCAAAGAGGAAGACTTTTTAATCACTCAGAAACTTATCGAGAGAGCAGAAATGAATCAAAACAGAACCATCAATGACAGCATTGTCCTGTTTTACACAG GTTGGAGTCAAAGATGGCCGGATTTGAAAGGATATCTTGGTACAGACTCATTCAACGATACACTTCTACATTTTCCAGGACTTCACCCAAATGCTACCAGATGGATGGTGAACAATAGAAAG TTTAAATCAATTGGTATCGACACTGCGTCGTTTGATATTGGACAGGACTCATTTCTTTCATCGCACAGAATCTTATTCGAGCACAACATACCAGCATTTGAAAACGTGAATCTAAAAGAAGTCGATAAAATTAAGAATGTGAAAAACGTCATGATCTATGCGCTACCGATGAAGATCAGAGATGGCAGTGGTGCTCCAACCAGAATTATTGCCACCTTCGATGATGACTATAAAACACCGTGTAGCTCAGATGCTGCTCAAATAAAACTGGGGTTATCTCTCatgtatttgtttgttttcgttaattactttttaaactAA
- the LOC130662704 gene encoding kynurenine formamidase-like, producing the protein MAFLYIFILTPILHIAFTKIHVIDLTYNFDNDTTVYWPSTRKNDRFKLIPKVSNGIYEINSIAASEHGGTHIDAPRHFAPGKHGVNEIPMERLVGQLFLVNVSVEAKLDRDLLITQTHIEAAEQAQKRTVDDHIVLFYTGWSKRWPNLNQFLGTNTTNDSLLHFPGLHPNAATWLTTNRKIKSIGIDTASIDNGPSSSFESHKILYKHNIPGFEAVNLNEVHRFKDVDKVMIYALPMKIKDGSGAPLRIVASFDDEDEIKKPCSSSAYTDVNFVILYLCLFVLYYLH; encoded by the exons ATGGCTTTTCTTTACATTTTCATTTTGACGCCAATCCTGCACATTGCATTTACAAAGATTCATGTAATAGACCTCACCTACAATTTTGACAACGATACTACCGTTTATTGGCCAAGCACTAGAAAAAACGACCGTTTTAAACTGATCCCAAAAGTCAGTAATGGGATTTATGAAATAAACTCAATCGCTGCTTCAGAACATGGAGGGACACATATCGACGCCCCAAGACATTTTGCGCCAGGAAAACATGGCGTTAATGAGATTCCTATGGAAAGATTAGTTGGGCAGCTATTTCTTGTGAACGTTTCAGTTGAGGCGAAATTAGACAGAGATTTGCTGATAACACAAACACACATCGAGGCAGCAGAGCAAGCACAGAAAAGGACTGTTGATGATCATATTGTTCTTTTTTACACAG gATGGAGCAAAAGATGGCCGAATCTTAATCAATTTCTTGGTACAAACACAACCAACGATTCACTTCTGCACTTTCCTGGACTGCACCCAAATGCAGCTACATGGTTGACTACAAACAGAAAG ATAAAGTCCATCGGAATTGACACAGCATCTATTGACAATGGACCCAGTTCATCATTCGAATCACATAAGATATTGTACAAACACAATATTCCGGGTTTTGAGGCTGTCAATCTAAATGAAGTTCACCGCTTCAAGGATGTTGACAAAGTTATGATTTATGCTTTACCGATGAAAATTAAAGATGGTTCCGGCGCCCCATTGAGAATTGTCGCATCGTTTGATGACGAAGATGAGATTAAGAAACCATGCTCGTCAAGTGCTTACACAGATGTCaactttgttattttatacCTTTGTCTCTTTGTTTTGTATTATCTACATTAA
- the LOC130612710 gene encoding mitochondrial thiamine pyrophosphate carrier-like: MGVKGHEEVKLRPIHFTVAGATSGVIARVVGQPLDVLKIRFQLQTLQDGKLPYVGIYKSAKTIVKQEGLSALWKGHVPAQILSVLFGAIQFTTYETSYTYINKIFPQCAHNNRLKTGIEFVCGGMAGIGSTLACQPVDVLRTRLVAQKKSTVYRGLFHAITSMFKENGIRTFYKGIVPTLCMIFPNTGLHFAFYGTFKRAWIFFSVNDTENKRLMRLTCGGLSGLCSKLMLLPLDVVKKRLQVQGLTGYAEYSGMVHCFRTVVQLEGIVALYRGASPSVWKATIVSGVTFFTYEQTCDIIRWYEIKKKSFS, encoded by the exons ATGGGTGTGAAAGGTCATGAAGAAGTTAAGTTAAGACCGATTCATTTCACTGTGGCTGGTGCAACCTCTGGTGTTATTGCCCGTGTTGTTGGACAGCCCTTAGATGTACTGAAAATTCGATTCCAGCTTCAAACTCTCCAG GATGGAAAGCTACCTTATGTTGGCATATATAAATCAGCCAAGACAATAGTTAAACAAGAAGGATTATCTGCCTTGTG GAAAGGACATGTCCCTGCACAAATCTTATCAGTTCTCTTTGGAGCAATTCAG TTTACAACATATGAAACTTCATATACatatatcaataaaatatttcCACAATGTGCACATAACAACCGACTTAAAACAG gCATAGAATTTGTCTGCGGAGGAATGGCTGGTATTGGGTCCACTCTGGCTTGTCAACCTGTTGACGTTTTGAGAACAAGACTCGTGGCACAGAAGAAATCAACG GTATACCGAGGATTATTTCATGCTATCACTTCGATGTTTAAAGAAAACGGCATACGAACTTTTTACAAAG GTATTGTTCCAACGCTGTGCATGATATTTCCAAACACTGGACTTCATTTTGCTTTTTATGGTACCTTCAAGCGGGCATGGATTTTTTTCTCTGTG AATGACACCGAGAACAAGAGGTTGATGCGTCTCACATGTGGAGGATTGAGTGGATTATGTAGCAAACTAATGTTGCTACCGTTGGACGTTGTAAAGAAACGGTTGCAGGTTCAAGGTTTAACTGGATATGCTGAATATAGCGGTATGGTGCACTGTTTTCGTACAGTTGTTCAGTTAGAAGGGATAGTTGCTTTATATCGAGGGGCATCACCATCAGTGTGGAAG